The genomic interval CTGCTGCCCGAGACCGCCGCCTACCTTGAGCGCCATGGCTACGCCAGGGTGGCCGTCTCCATCGACGCGAGGAGCGGCGACGGGCTCCCGCTGTTGCCGGCCCAAATCACGGCCCTGCGCGAGCGGGGCGTGGATGCGCGCCTGCTGTTCCTCGAGGCCAACACGGAAACGCTGGTCAAGCGTTTCTCCGAGACGCGGCGGCGTCATCCGCTCGCCACCGGCAACCTGACGCTTCCCGAGTGCATCGAGCGCGAGCGCGAGCTGCTGGCCGACATCGCCGACGGCGCCCATCGCATCGACACCAGCGACATCTCGCCCAATACGCTGCGCAGCTGGATCAAGGACTTCATCCATATCGACCGCTCGCGCCTGACGCTGCTGTTCCAGTCCTTCGGATTCAAGCACGGCATCCCCTTGGACGCGGACCTGGTGTTCGACGTCCGGTGCCTGCCCAACCCCCACTACGATCCGAGGTTGCGGCCCTTGACCGGCAAGGACCCGGAGGTCATCGCCTATCTGGAGAGCATTCCCAACGTGGAGCGCATGCTGGCCGACATCCGCGCCTTCGTGGCCAACTGGCTTCCGTGCTTCATCCAGGACAACCGCAGCTACCTGACGGTGGCCCTGGGCTGCACCGGCGGCCAGCACCGCTCGGTGTACATGGTGGAGCGCCTTGCCGCCCACTTCCGAACGGAAGTGCAAGTGCTGGTGCGCCACCGGGAACTCACTTGAGGCTCGAGCGGCCCGTGTTAAAGTACCCGTGACTGTCCGCTCACCCTTCTGCCCCATGCCGCTCGGGTCCCACGTCAAGGCGGGAGATGTCTTGGTCCTCGTCATCGGCTTGATGCTCACCGCGGCGCTCGCCGCGCACGTCTGGAAGCCGGGCGCTGCGGAGCGGGCCGTCGTTCGCAGCGGCGGCCAGGTGATCGCGGAGCTTGAGCTCCATGGCGATCACGTGCTCAGCGTGCCTGGACCGCTGGGGGTGACCCGGGTGCGCGTAGCCGAAGGCCGGGTGCGGGTGGAGTCCGACCCCAGCCCGCTGCAGCTTTGCGTCAAGCGCGGCTGGCTCGCCCATCCCGGGGACGTGGCGGTATGTCTGCCTAATCAAGTGAGCGTGGAGCTGGAAGGCGCGACGAAACGCTATGACACCCTCGCCTACTGAGATCGCCGTCACCGAGGAGGACCGCCGCATCGCGCGCCTTGCCGCGTGGGCCATGGGCTTGGCGCTGGTGGATGCCGCCATCCCCACCCTCATTCCCGGGGTGAAGCCGGGGCTGGCCAACATCGTGGTGCTGATCGTGCTGGTGCGCTATGGCCTGTCCACCGCAGCCTGGGTGTCGCTGCTGCGGGTGGTGGCGGCGGCGATGGCTTTCGGCAGCTTTCTCACGCCGGGCTTCTTCCTGAGCCTTGCCGGTGCCAGCGCAAGCCTCGCGGCGCTCGCCGCGACCCGCCGGTTGCCCCGGGACTGGTTCGGCCCCGTCTCCCACAGCGTGATCGCCGCGCTTGCCCACGTGGCCGGCCAGCTCGCAGTGGCCGCGGCCTGGCTCCTGCCGGCCGCCGCGGTGCTGAAGCTCTCCCCGGTGTTCGCATTGGCTGCTCTCGTCTTTGGAACGGTGAACGGGCTGGTGGCCGCCCGGCTTCTGTCCGCCACCGAAGAGGCAGGCACCGCGCTGACGCCCGCCGCGGAGGTCCGGTGAAGACCGTCACGCTGGCCTTCACCGGGGCCTCCGGCATGCCCTACGGGGTGAGGCTCCTAGAATGCCTGATCGGGGCCGGCGTGCAGGTGTATTTGATCTATTCCCAGGTCGCCCAAGTGGTGGCGCGCCAGGAGATGGACCTCAGCCTGCCCGGCCGGGCCGCGGAAGCCCAGGCGTGGCTTTCCGAGCGCTTCCATGCCCAGCCGGACCAGTTGCGGGTGTTCGGGCGGGAGGAGTGGTACGCGCCGGTGGCCTCCGGGTCCAATCCGGCCGATGCCATGGTCATCTGCCCCTGCACCATGGGGACGCTCGCCGCCATCGCCGCCGGCCTGGCGGAGAACCTGATCCAGCGCGCCGCCGACGTGATGCTCAAGGAGCGCCGGCCCCTGATCCTGGTGCCCCGGGAGACGCCCCTGTCGGCGATCCACCTGGAAAACATGCTAAACCTGGCCCGGGCCGGTGCGGTCATTCTTCCTGCGAACCCGGGCTTCTACCACCGGCCCGCCACGGTCCAGGCCCTGGTGGACTTCGTCGTGGCGCGCGTGCTGGACCAGCTGGGAATACCCAATGCCCTGATCCCGCGCTGGGGCGCATCCCCCGAGGGCGCCTGAGGCCCGCCTCGCCCTCTGCCGCCCCTCGGCCGGCGGCACGCGCCTGCCCGGGGTCCTCTTCCCGCTGCAGGCGGCGAGCCCGCGCCAGAAAGGGCTTGAACTCCAACGCCACGAGCGGCGCCATCGAGGCGCGCCAGCCTTCGGTCACTCCTGCCCGAAGTAGCCGGGGAAATCCCGCGCGTAGCAGGGCGGCGATGCCGGCGCTGCGCCCTCCTGCGACGCATACACCTCAGGAAGGCCCCGGGCTTGCGCCAAAGCCGCGAAGTGGGTGCGGGCCGTGGACGGATCGACAAACCGGGCGTGCCCGCCGTCCACGAGACGCACGCCCGCCTCCGTCACGATGAAATCCATGGGGATATCGTGGGGCTGAGCCAGCAGGTCCGGCAGCCGCTGCATCTCGAAGGCCACCGCCACGGCGATGGGACGCGGCTTGGCGGCCGCCAAGGTGCGGTCGAAGTAGCCGCCCCCGTAACCGAGGCGATAGCCACGATCGTCGAACGCCACCGGGGGCACGAAGGCCACGTGCGGCGTCACCACGGCAGTGCCCACGGGGACCGGAATGCCGTACACTTCGGCCCGGGTCGGCGCGCCAGGCCACCAGCGCCGAAATTCCAGGGGACCTCGCTTGTCCACCACGGCCGGGAGCGCCGTGACCGCGCCCCGCTGACGGAACGTGCGCGCAGGAAAGCGGGCATCGTATTCTCCCTTGTACGGCCAGCACAAGCCCACGATCCACCCCTTGCCGATGGGAAACGCCCGCTCCAAGATCTCGGTGATGGCCGCTTGACAGCGCCGCCGGGTCGGCCCGTCCATGCGGTTGCGCCGGGCGATGAGCAGCGGTCTAAGCTGCCGCCGCCAGGCCGCCACCGCCTCCGGCGGCGGCGGATCACCGGCAGGCGGCGGTGGCAAAGCGTCGGTCTGGGCGTCCCGTTCCATCATGCGAAGTCCTCCGATGAGGGCGAGTATCCGTTGCGTGAGCTCATCGCGCCAGCGCGCACGGGCCCGGGCGGCGTCCCCGCCATGCTCGTCTTCAACCGGGAGCGCAAAGTAGCGGCGCCGCACCCCCTGGGGCAAGGACGGACAGCGCTGCTCGGCTGTGCGATCGAGGGTGATCACCACATCGGCCCAGCCGAGCAGGGCCTCCTCGACGGGGGGCGGCGCAGCCGGTATCTCCCTCCTCCCGGGCCCGCCGCCGGCGGACGAGGTCGACGGCGCCGCCACGCTCGCCGCCTGCGGCTCGAGCCAGGCGCCCCCCTCCCGGGCGGCGATCCGGGCGGCCAACAGCGCCGCCTCGGGCGCCTCGCTGGCGAGGAACAAAACGCGCACCCGGCGTTTATAGCCCACGTTCCCCCGTACCCTTGGAAAGTCCCAGTATAGTCGGCCCGGCG from Pelomicrobium methylotrophicum carries:
- a CDS encoding NusG domain II-containing protein, with product MVLVIGLMLTAALAAHVWKPGAAERAVVRSGGQVIAELELHGDHVLSVPGPLGVTRVRVAEGRVRVESDPSPLQLCVKRGWLAHPGDVAVCLPNQVSVELEGATKRYDTLAY
- the rapZ gene encoding RNase adapter RapZ, with translation MQLIFISGLSGSGKSIALKVLEDSGYYCVDNLPVRLLPETAAYLERHGYARVAVSIDARSGDGLPLLPAQITALRERGVDARLLFLEANTETLVKRFSETRRRHPLATGNLTLPECIERERELLADIADGAHRIDTSDISPNTLRSWIKDFIHIDRSRLTLLFQSFGFKHGIPLDADLVFDVRCLPNPHYDPRLRPLTGKDPEVIAYLESIPNVERMLADIRAFVANWLPCFIQDNRSYLTVALGCTGGQHRSVYMVERLAAHFRTEVQVLVRHRELT
- a CDS encoding Gx transporter family protein; translated protein: MTPSPTEIAVTEEDRRIARLAAWAMGLALVDAAIPTLIPGVKPGLANIVVLIVLVRYGLSTAAWVSLLRVVAAAMAFGSFLTPGFFLSLAGASASLAALAATRRLPRDWFGPVSHSVIAALAHVAGQLAVAAAWLLPAAAVLKLSPVFALAALVFGTVNGLVAARLLSATEEAGTALTPAAEVR
- a CDS encoding 5-formyltetrahydrofolate cyclo-ligase codes for the protein MGYKRRVRVLFLASEAPEAALLAARIAAREGGAWLEPQAASVAAPSTSSAGGGPGRREIPAAPPPVEEALLGWADVVITLDRTAEQRCPSLPQGVRRRYFALPVEDEHGGDAARARARWRDELTQRILALIGGLRMMERDAQTDALPPPPAGDPPPPEAVAAWRRQLRPLLIARRNRMDGPTRRRCQAAITEILERAFPIGKGWIVGLCWPYKGEYDARFPARTFRQRGAVTALPAVVDKRGPLEFRRWWPGAPTRAEVYGIPVPVGTAVVTPHVAFVPPVAFDDRGYRLGYGGGYFDRTLAAAKPRPIAVAVAFEMQRLPDLLAQPHDIPMDFIVTEAGVRLVDGGHARFVDPSTARTHFAALAQARGLPEVYASQEGAAPASPPCYARDFPGYFGQE
- a CDS encoding flavin prenyltransferase UbiX, with protein sequence MKTVTLAFTGASGMPYGVRLLECLIGAGVQVYLIYSQVAQVVARQEMDLSLPGRAAEAQAWLSERFHAQPDQLRVFGREEWYAPVASGSNPADAMVICPCTMGTLAAIAAGLAENLIQRAADVMLKERRPLILVPRETPLSAIHLENMLNLARAGAVILPANPGFYHRPATVQALVDFVVARVLDQLGIPNALIPRWGASPEGA